The Danio rerio strain Tuebingen ecotype United States chromosome 20, GRCz12tu, whole genome shotgun sequence genome contains the following window.
ctctacctcaaccccgcgtccttctctgtccaggcccagcgcacccggggcgcggctcagccaggcgtcgttcacgccgacacccggctaccacggcgcctgggtgcagccgcgcaaggtgcttcccagatcccggggcagaacgtctccgcctgtgttcgagatctccacggagaaccgcttctcccctctccgcgagtcgggtcccgatgtggccatcatcggtgactcgatcgttcgtcacgtccgtgccgcctcctcaaaaggtaataaagtacgtactttctgctttcctggtgcccgtgtgaaaaatatttctacacagattccaaccatcctgggcgctgccgagagccctggtgccgttgtcctccacgtggggacaaacgacaccgggctccggcagtcggagatcctgaagaaggacttcaggagcctgatcgagacggttcgacgcacctcgcccgccacgcagatcatcgtttctgggccgcttcctacctaccgccgaggaaatgaaaggttcagtagacttttagctttgaatgaatggctaataacatggtgtaaagaacagaaattgctctttgctaataactggaatcttttctgggagcgtcctaggctcttccgtcctgacggcctgcaccccagtcgagccggagctgaactcctgtcggacaacatctccagactacttcgcaccatctgactagcaggtaaaaattcacaaaattcacactatagccacctagactcttgttcaccccacttaaacatcagtaacgcatatctggcgaatcctatagagactgtgtctgttcctcgtattattagattaagaaataaacgtactgtgtgctccaggaaaaatctagtaagaatcaaaccagaaaaaccagtagaaagtgaaaatacaaatttcgtaaaacttggtctcctaaacatcaggtcacttgcacctaaagcacttatcattaatgaaataataacagaaaacaatcttaatgcactctgtctcactgaaacctggctgaaacaaaatgactatattagcttaaatgaagcaactcctccaggattcttatataaacatgaggctcgtcaaactggtcgtggtggtggagttgcatcaatctttagtgatttccttaatattaaacagagaaacggacttatgtttagctcctttgaagtattatcgcttaatgttcagcttccagatactatacaaaaacctatgttatctctcgctttaatcaccatatatagacccccaggaccctatgtcaaatttctaaaagaattttctgattttatttctgacttactagtcaaaactgataaaatgctaattgtaggtgactttaacatccacatagatgacgctaatgatacattaggctcgcgtttatggatttaatacactcacttgggataaagcaaaacgttgtgggtccaacccatcgcttaaagcatacattagatctaattctgtcttatggaatcgaggttattgacgtagacattataccacaaagtgatgatattacagatcactacctcttactatataagctatgtttacctgaaatcagcaaacccgctccaatactccgccctagtagaactattgttccgtcaactaaagatgaatttataaataacttacctgatctctctctatttcgtaatgcacccgcaaactcaaatgatcttgatgtagtaaccagcagtatggatgccatctttactagcacactaaatactgtggcacccataaaattaaaaaaggctagagagattaaaactataccatggtataatagtcatactcgtgcgctcaaaacagcaacccgcgccctggaacgtaaatggaaaaaaactaatttagaggtctttagaattgcgtacaaagacagtatgtccagctataggagggctctaaaatctgccaggaccgagcacctgcgcaaactgatagaaaataatcataacaatcctagatttttatttaacaccatctctaaattagcaaataatcggtcatccttggaacaaactactccaccgcaaattagtagtgatgacttcatgaattttttcagtaataaaatagaaggctttagacagaaaataggagatgccaaactttctgcaccggcttatactccaaatcctgtaaatatttcattaaatcataataataacctacactgcttcaaaatcatagaacatgaagagttagtgaaaattataaatagctctaaaccagctacgtgtatgctggactcaattccaacaaaatgactgaaagagctgctacctgctataggagaacctcttcttaacattatcaactcttctttatctataggccatgttccaaactcttacaagctagctgttattaagcctattattaagaaaccgcaactagacaccaacaacttagctaactataggcctatttcaaatcttccatttatgtctaaaatactagaaaaagttgtttccactcaattatgctcttttctgcagacgaacaatatttttgaagtgtttcagtcaggtttcagggctcaccacagtacagaaaccgccttagtgaaaataaccaacgatttactcttagctgctgaccgagggtgcgtctcgctattagttttactcgatcttagtgcggcatttgataccattgaccacaatatcctcataaatcgcttaaagtctacaggtgtccagggacaggctctacaatggtttaagtcatacttaactgaccgctaccagtttgtaaatcttaatggacagccttcacaaatctgcccagtaaagtatggggtgcctcaaggatcagttttaggccctttactgtttacaatttacatgctacctatgggagacattattagaagacatgggatcagctttcactgctatgcagatgatactcaattatatatttccactaaacctgacgagacgtctgaactttctaaactaactgagtgtatcaaagacattaaagactggatgacaaacaattttcttctcttaaactcagacaaaacagaattattacttattgggcctaaatcttgcacacagcagatctcgcaactcaatttacaattagagggatacaaagttagctttagctctactataaaagatctgggtgtcatattagacagcaatctaacttttaaaaaccatatatcccatgtcacaaaaactgccttctttcatctgagaaatatcgctaaattacgaaatatgctatccatctcagatgcagaaaagctagtccatgcttttatgacttcgagactggattactgtaatgctctatttgctggctgcccagcatcctctattaacaaacttcaattagtgcaaaatgcagcagccagagttctgaccaggtctagaaaatatgatcatataaccccaattttatcctccttacactggctgcctgttaaatttcgtattgaatttaaaatattacttctcacctataaagctctaaataatctagctcctgtttatctaaccaaccttctgtctcgctacgaaccaactcgctccttaagatctcaaaattcagggcttctggtagtacctagaatagcaaaatcaagtaaaggaggtcgagccttctctttcatggctcctacactctggaatagccttcctggtaatgtccgaggctcagacacactctcccagttcaaaactagattaaagacctatctgtttagtaaagcatacactcaatgcatcacctagcaggttccacactggcttctacatcttgcttatatacactatgaacagcagctacgctaattattctctttattctctattttcacctggggatactcatcccgaggccctcagattaggcggagtcactgattggatccaagaccagcgacgagatgatcccaaggattccatatccgggaccaggccatatcctgagctgctgctgcgctgatggtcgtggggagtggagaacatgagtctgattccagcgacgctccagggacagacgagtcttcattgaggccatcttccagcataaaccacgacgaatgaagttctgcacaagacttttggccagcggagaaattaaaatggtcgtgcccaactgagtctggttctctcaaggttttttttcttcactcccatcaggtgaagtttttttttccctctccgctgtcgccactgcctcgcatggttcaggattggtagagctacacatcgttgaatttgctgttcagtgtttgaactctcagtaatgattaaatcacactgaacagagctaaactgaactgaactgaacttaaacactaaaacctgaaccacactgttccaattactatgaccatttatgtgaagctgctttgacacaatctacattgtaaaagcgctatacaaataaagctgaattgaattgaacacagACATGTCCTAGTTA
Protein-coding sequences here:
- the LOC141379482 gene encoding uncharacterized protein; protein product: MEALELELEEVESQIRALVVRRSRLRERLLAVPNAKAVSSPKVRGNYNHIIPSTSTPRPSLSRPSAPGARLSQASFTPTPGYHGAWVQPRKVLPRSRGRTSPPVFEISTENRFSPLRESGPDVAIIGDSIVRHVRAASSKGNKVRTFCFPGARVKNISTQIPTILGAAESPGAVVLHVGTNDTGLRQSEILKKDFRSLIETVRRTSPATQIIVSGPLPTYRRGNERLFRPDGLHPSRAGAELLSDNISRLLRTI